In Sparus aurata chromosome 5, fSpaAur1.1, whole genome shotgun sequence, the genomic window TTGTCAATCCCCATATTctgttatttttgcttttttatgttttcaatatTGTTAACATGGATCTTTTCTCCCACATTGCAGGCATCCCAAAATGCTGCATCACAACTAAAAAGTTCATCCCTGGGCGCTTGCTGCGGAAGGTTCAAAGATACGAAATGCAGAAGGACAGCGGCGCCTGTGACATCACTGCGCTGATGTGAGTGATGAAGATCGGCAATGAAGCAAATGATCTCAGTCATTTTGTGGCTGCCCAGTTAGAAATGCTTCTTTTTCTTAGTAAACTGGCCATGACAATGAAATTAACTTCCAAGCATCAAGTTGAATTATGGTTCCATGTTAAgtataaatgtatttcttcttCCATTTAAAACTGAAACCTTACTTTCTTTCCTTGTTGGTCGGCAGATTGCATATTAAAGGCTTGAGCAGGCCGGTTTGTGCTGACCCCCAGGTGTTGGAACGCATGATATCGCTTTCGAAGAAGATAAAGCTGCACAAGTACAGAACACACTGAAGAGCTGTGCGATGAATATATGTCACAAACTTTGTTTGTATCTTGTGTTTCTACAGTTGGTGTCTCAGGAGCTTGTGTCATACAGAAGCCCTTatgattgtttcttttgtttttcactgatgaTACAACATATTGGATCAACTTGTGAAAAGGAGCGACTTGTTACCAGATTTATATAGTGGTGAAAAGTACAGTTTGTAGGTGCTTGTATTATTCCATTCTATACCCCTTTATACCTTTACTCCACAatatttcagagggaaatgtactttattacAGCTGTTGTTACGTTTCAGGAtaagatttcaattaaaaacacCCGATCATTTATGAAAATACGATGTGTCACAGATTAAAGTAGACAAGGGAGCAGTTAAATCAGATCCACCTTGATTGTTGGACATTAAAGTGCTGTTTACATGTTGATGCAGCGATAATAAACatcctgggtttttttttttttaaatgtaacactGACAGAGGCCATTGTGCATCATGAGTACTTTACTTATATTGCTTTATTTTGTGCTAATCTGTACATCTACTTAattcaaatttacattttttgaataatttgagtattgttttattgtggtaTTGGTAAATGGTGTGAACACTTCTTCCACCGCTGCATTTATacgaaaatgaaaaaataaaatctttgtaaaacttaatttatgtgttgttttttctttcatgtcatttttaatgtctGCCTCTTGATTTAATAGAGGTGATTATTGTTTAGCGTGGCACTGGGCGTCAGAGGAGAAGCATGAATATCACGTCAATACTGagtttaatttgtatttggTGAAAATGCTTCAAGTATGCCAAGTGTTAGTTCTTTGTCATGACTGAGGACTGAAGGATACAGATGATATTTTATATATCTGAGGGATCCATAAATGTTACTTCAGATCTTTATAGACATGAAAGTGAGATTGACAGGATTCTTCTTGTTCAGTCTTGTCCTCTGATGATGAAAACCCTGACCTGACTCCCTCATCTGTCATGACTAATCCCACAAAAGACGAGCTGTTGCTCACAGCAAAGCCTGTAAAACCCTCAGGAAGGatgatttatttagttttcattcCACAGTGAGCTATCATCTTAAAAATCAGTGGCAGAGAAGTCCAAGTATTGTACTTAAATGCGTTTATAGCAGACATCTTTTgcaaaacaagaacatttgtCATCTCAAACCTCCTTTGATGTAGTTTGAGTTTTGATCTTTCGCCCATTCGCAGTTGTAAAAATCATTGTTTTCTTGCTCAAATGTTTCAAATCATTACTTTTTCATCCTTAGATAAAATTTTGTAAAAGCTAACCTTGGTGTTATGAGGATGGACACTTTTTAACACTTTCTGACGCCTCGGTGTtccgtttttttgtgttttctctatatgaaacttaaaaaataatgttgatggaaaacatttttctccCAAGTATCAGTATCAAACATTTTTCTCCCAAGTATCATTTTTCTCCCAAAAAAATCTTCTTTCCCTTGAGTGTGCCTTTAGAAAAACTTCTGTCCAGTAATATAGAgcattaaaaacagacacttaaaTCATCCAAACTCAAAGAAATGCATTATACAATTAACATACTTGTTTTTTAGTATCCTGCTGCATGTATTCAGTGAAAGTGAGAAATAAACTATGCTTACATTGTGCACTGATACAGACAAAAGGAACTCTGGCCTCAGGCTGTGTCTGACGTTGTCGTAGCACTGTTTAGTCTTCCAGGTTTCATTCATGAGCTATCATTAGTCAGATGTGTGGGATTTTTGTCTTAATTTCCACTGTGTCCTTGTATGTAATCATGGATTTTGGTTACATTTTATTACAATCCAGAAGTGGCAATGTAAAAATTACAGTAAGACCGAGGTATACAGCGATACACCACTTCACTCACAGTCACAGCCCGGTTAAAGCCTGAGTAGGCTTAGCAcgaaatgaaaatgtaattacatgTTGAAAAACTCTGAAATGACACACGAATCACATTTAGTgaagaaacaaatatttgtattaCTTCGCTGGTATGACACAAAGCATTTccacacatcctcatacctgaAGGATTCAATAGGTTGATTGCCTGTGACTCCGAAACGACATGAACATCTTCAGCACACTTTGGCAGTTTGGGAAGGCTTAGCCAACAGAACTACATGTGACGTACAAATATTACGGACATTACTGCAGTTACGTTATGAATGTGGCGTCACTTAACTCCATTGGTAGGTCAAGATAAGTTATCGTTGACTTTTGGTTACACACTGCGGCAGAGATTGTTGCTCTTATTGCAACATCACCCATTTTCCTCCTTTGCCGCTGTAATAATTGCTACAGCCACTTGAGGCCAGCAGCCCgacaagaaatgtaaatgtgggtCAGAGTGGGCTGCGGCAGGATTAAGATTTTGGATAAAATGCACTCAAACTAAATCAATATAAAACCAAGTTATTGAGTTTGACATCTTCTTTATGCCCCTCCTGTgaggatatttaaaaaaaaattaatttcacCACAATCAACCTGTCTTAAGTATTTCTTATCACACTCCACAATAAAATCTCATACCCCATCCCTGAGTCAGACATCAGAcagttttgattttaaaaaaaaaagtgattaatgtCTTGGTTTCGACAGAACACCACCTCCAGCACATTTCTAGCAATCTGAGTCACCTGGGTTTTTAAAACGCGAATAAGCGCTTTCTCATATGTGACTACTCGAGTCAGAGCAGGTTTCTCCAGTCAATGAGcctttaatgtgtgttttcctaCGCAATTCATCAAGACGCTCTTACCAAACCAGGGGACGTTTTAATGTTCTTGTCAGAGGCCTGAAGTCATATCTGAACAGTTAAAATGTCTGTCAGGCTCTGTGACGTCAGCAACGGAAAAGAttgtaagaaaacaaacaagtcgGGGCCGCAGCAAAAGTTACCATAACTCACGAGAACATGTGAGCTGTGCGATGTTGAACTCCTATTGACACTTTCATATATGATCATTATTCATCAGTAATCTAACTGTCAGCCAGGGGTGTTTGGCTGTGGCTCATGTTGTCTCAACGGGCAACGTGTTGAAATGTTGATCAAAGAGATATCACTGTAGTTGGACAAAGAAGATACAAATTATAATTTACAACTTTAATGTAAATTGAAAATGGATAGCCTCAAGCATGCGGGAATAGAGAGCAGGCTTGCACCGACAATGAATCCACTGAAAGATCTTGCGGTTATCTGTCACTTCATCAGTTCAAGAGGTTTTTCTTTTAACTGTGAGGACTCCACGGGTCTGATGTAATAGCGCCCTCTAGTGGAGGACAGATCAGAGTCAGCTTTACCGGCCAGTGTGTGCACTGAAACACAAACCCCACATACTTCACAGGAAGGCAGAAATACCTCATACACTTCATATTAGAGTGCACTGACTTTTTATTAGTTATCATAGAGCACTTGTTAATGCCTTATTGTCTTTGAACATATCCTGCAGCTATAGGCCGTTAACTAAGAGTTGTCCTTCAAATACCTCCTTATTACTTCTTATTGATAGCAAGTCAGGAAACTGTTATACATGAAGTAAATCTTACATGTTTTGCTCATTACGGGCCTTAATCATCATCCTTaacaatgataaaataaaagtcatcttctctgtgtgttttttgtcttgtctttaaatatgaatgttttttttttgtttttttaagtaacaAAGAGTAATCAGGTGACATTACTTGATGTTGTGACGGGTGATTAATAGTAACCCTCCCAATCCTGCATGTATGCCACTAATCTGCATGCCAATAAGCAACAGGTTAATGATGAATAGGTGTTCCCTTGTCTAAAGTGAAACCAGAAATACTGCCATCAATCAGCTCCTGACTACTGTGGCGAAGTAGCACCACGCTCTGTATGAAGTACTACCTCCTTACACAGTTTCACTCAGGAAACTGGCTTCGAAATGACAAACGATCCCGCTCGCTTTGTTAGATCTTATCTTCACCATCAGACGACTTTTCTACAACGCTTGACTCTATAAATACCTCGAGATAGTGAGGGATAATAGAAAGCAGCTGCCATTTATAAGATGTATACTGGAGATATGCACTTTTGCACAAACAATTGGGTGTGCTTCCTTCAAATGAGGAAGTTTGTCCTCCAAAAAGCAGATCTGTAGTTGCAACATACAGAGAGTTACTGTCTACTGAAGCGTGATGACCACTTGTAGCCTAACAATGTTTAACTTGGCATGACAACCAGGCAGCTCTTCAGTCTAAAGCGAAGTAGAAATGGGCTGTGCGGTGTCATTAAAGGAATAAGATGTCTACTTGAAGGTGCCTTGTAGAGTTTTGCTGTAAACACGTTTTCTGTTTtaatccaaaacaaaacatttgtctcCCACAGGCCCAACGAATGTGATGAGTGTAGGGAGAGAGCTTAAAAGGTGTAACTGGACTCACCCATCCACGTACTTTATGTCGCCTACTATAAGGCCCGGACAGTGTTTATCATATTCAGCTGTCAAAGTGTGTGTTGGGCTTCAGCCTGGTGAACATATGTACTATAAATTGTGGATTTCAAGTAATTATGTGTAGTATTTGAGCATTAATAGTAATTTTCAGGCAGTAAATGTACCTAAGTATCAAACATACGGGTAAAAGTGAAATGTCTATGTTTATCTAAACGCATACATGTACTGCATACTGTGGGTCGATCGATTATTTTGCCTGACTGAtcatttgcagcatttttctcaCTGTCCAAATGAGTGTTTTTTAATCCAATTGCCACTAAGATAAATGTGGCTGTGATGCAACATGCAATCTGCAGAGTGAGAAgcaactaaagttatcaaataaatgtagagaaGTGAAAGAACAATATTTACTTCCAAAATGTAGTACAGCAGAAGACTCAAAATTGTAGGTAAAGAGTACATCTTTTACAAGTCTCAGGGATCACTacttcatgtgtgaaacagagaagtataaagtcttttgtgACTCCGAGAAGCAGCATGTAATCTGGTAAATTGCCTCCAGTAATGGTGGtaacgttgcattgtgggtaatgtaggcgggAAGCTTTGAAATGTAAGTCAGCAGATCGAGTATTGAACTTCTGCAAACTGTtggacagttaaaaaaaacaaatgatcaaaatggaATTTGAACCAGAGGGATCCGCCCTTTACTTCTCTTTCTTTTATAAACCTGACacatacattacccacaatgcaacataggcaaagcaaggcaagtttatttgtatagcacgattcagacacaaggcaactcaaagtgctttacaggggcattaaaaatgacataaaaagacattaaaaacaggcaggaagacatcaagaaacaaaacattataacaAGTTTAGAAACAGTAAAGTAAGCTCATATAGGACAGTGCAGATCAAAGCCTTGACATTGCTTCAGTGAAAGGCTGACGTAAACAGACAGGTctgagacagagaggtgagagttggagcaAACCTGCAGTTTTCTGGGAGTTTTGCTAAATAACTGAATGCGccttctccatgtttagttttgACTGTGAGGACTGAACGCAGACCTGTACCTGAGgacctcagaggtctggatggttcataacgtaGCAgtagatcagaaatgtattctgGACTAAACAATTCAGTTCCCACAGCAGGATTTTGACAGACAGGACGCCAGTGTAAGGacctaagaactggagtgatgtgatccacttttttttggttcttgttagctgctgactgacatcactggaggcaattaaTCAGATTATAACTTCATCTGGAGTTACCCCCTTTAAAGCAGtacacttgagtaaatgtacttagttccATGCcatcactgaaactgaatgattagccaaaaatgttttaaataactCATGATCGTGTGTGGTCATTGAAATATTACACACTGGAATAACAGTATAAGTCATGTAGTCATAggcttaatttaaaaaaagtgaataaattgatttgttataatcagaatcagaatcagaaatacttagttacagctgctcccattcaaaagTCTTAGAAAAGACTAAAGACCATTAAAAAATTATATAGCCTAAGCAAGATTAATAGAAATAGATTAAAAATATAAGAAATGTACGTTCTACTagaaatatatctatatacacaTAAAAAATCATACAAATTGATAAAGTtactttttcaaataaatgaaaaaataaaaatgaaacagagaATGGATGTGGAAAAATACACTTTGATTCAATTGTCATGTGCAAATATATTACattgattaattaaataaataaataaataaaattataaacgaattaactgtaaaatacataaagttaaaaaaaaaaacattttctaaagtttatcttttttaaatatataagcaaaaaaaaaaaagaaagaaaagaaactatCCCACTGTTGATGTCACGTGACTTCCTGTAAACGAATGACAATTGTGGTTGAGGTCCGCCCACTCTGTGTGCAGCTCGAGCCTCCTGGAGACTCCGCCGAAAACCAGGAACTGCCCCACCTCAGAGGAACATCTCGCAAGAACTCCGACAGgtgttttaaagtgtttcaACATGTCCGCCAAAGCGTGTCCGGAGCCGGCTGAGCACTCCGGACACCAACGCTTCTTATCCGCTGTGTTTTACGCCGGCAGCTCGTTTCTTATCACGGTAGTGAACAAAACCGTGCTGACGGGCTTCAGGTACGTTGTGGCGCTGTCACACAGAGCGAGTCACTCGTGGGGTCAGTGAATAAGAAGCTCACACACGTAGAAAGAAAGGCTGTTATGGTGTTATAGCACACAGTATGGaatcacagtctgctgctgtttatgttgtggttCTGTGCAGGTTCCCCTCCTACATGTGTCTGGGCATTGGCCAGGTAAGTTGTCCAGGTGTGAGTTTTTatcccccatctctctctccccctctgtgtgtctcacacatacacacacacacacacacacacacacacacacacacacacacacacacactctctctctctctctctcactgtcactTTTGTCCTGTCAGATGATCACCACTCTTGTTGTCCTTTACGCTGCCAAACTGAGCAAAACAGTCCAGTTTCAAGACTTTGACAGGAGCATTTTCTTAAAAGTAAGCATTTCTCACGTTTCAAATCATATTTATCATCCTTTATTTGACCATATAGTGTTTTTCCAAATGGGTAcgcctttttattttcttgccagATTTTCCCTCTTCCTTTGCTGTATGTTGGGAACCATATAACAGGACTGGCCAGCACCAAAAAACTCAGGTATCACCAGTTCATCTTATCCAGTGAAGCAGATTCTTTCCTGAGGGTTTTACAGCGCTCATTCGTGTTGTCTTTTACAGTTTACCCATGTTCACAGTATTACGGAAATTCACTATATTGATGACAATGATCCTGGAAGTATACATACTTAGGTAAGACATGTGTTTGACTGTTCCTTAGCTGTTAGAGCTCTgacacattttatatattaaaaatgatCTTATGACATGTGGCTCTCTTCGATGGAGAGATTTATTATACGTTAACCAGTCGAACTGAACAACATAAGAGCTTTTGGCTTCGACCTAAACATTCTGTGTTCCTTCTTCACCCCAGAAAAACGTTTCCAAAACGCCTTGTGTACAGTGTTGTGACCATAGTCCTCGGTGCCATGGTGGCTGCAAGGTATGAATgtgtttaattaattcatttaattgcAATTGTGGGAGCACTTTCTATGAATCCCATGTGTATAATGCATTATAACGCGTTGTGAGCATACTTGCAATGCATTTGTATGCACATGCAGTTCTACATATTCATTGTTATAAGCACTCGTGGatatttgtcatgttttataatAATATCCATAAGTCATTGTTACACCATTGTTTATAAAGCAGTCAAAACATTAGTATATTGGATTACTGTGGTGTTAAATCAGAATTATCTATGTATTATATGTTGGTACCTGTTATAAggttcagtgtgttttcttgcatTGACTTACAATCACATTATAACACATTATAATAGTTATTATAATGTGttataaaataatgaatgtatATTACAACTATATTACTAACTTTATGTGTTACAGAAGTAGGCTTCACAGAGCGTGTTACGGCGGTAGTGAATAGATTGCTTACGAATCTGAACCAAGAGCAGACAGAACACCTGTGCTTTCCCTCCATCTTTCCCCTTTCCTCTAGTTCTGACCTGGCCTTCGACGTGGAGGGATACACTTTCATCCTGCTCAACGATGCCTTCACTGCCGCCAGCAATGTGTACACCAAGAAGAACCTTGGCACCGATGTAACGTTACCTTCACATCCTGTGCAAGTAGAAGGGAttagtgttgtgttttatgggTAGTTTCAGAGCAGCTCActtgtctgtgtgggtgtgggaAGCTAACTGCAGTATGAAGTGCCTAAAGATTATAAGATATAGACTGTAGGTCAAAGTTAAACCTGTTTTCCTGGTCCTAAATTCTAATGCGAGAGAACAACGCTCAGACGTTAATTGCCTTATTATACTAATATTCTAAATGTGGTTTAGTGTCAAAGCTGGTCCAAGAAAATCATACATTCAATCATTAGCATATCATGTGTAAACAGAGGTGGAGGATTTAGTTTGGTTTGTTTAGACTTTAAGTAAATAGGACTTTGAACACACCGTTTTCGTGGTagcgcacacacactttacataaaaaaaaaaaaggacgatGGCTGGGTTCACTCTCTCAACCACGTATTTTAAAATCCCCACCTTTAGATTCTGACAGCTGTTGTTTATAGAGGTATAATGTCTCCAGAGTAAGCAACACTTTGTAGTGTTAACATGCAGAAAAAGTCATTTTatcaggttttgtgtttgttacacCTCC contains:
- the slc35d2 gene encoding UDP-N-acetylglucosamine/UDP-glucose/GDP-mannose transporter isoform X1 produces the protein MSAKACPEPAEHSGHQRFLSAVFYAGSSFLITVVNKTVLTGFRFPSYMCLGIGQMITTLVVLYAAKLSKTVQFQDFDRSIFLKIFPLPLLYVGNHITGLASTKKLSLPMFTVLRKFTILMTMILEVYILRKTFPKRLVYSVVTIVLGAMVAASSDLAFDVEGYTFILLNDAFTAASNVYTKKNLGTDGLGKYGVLFYNALIIIVPTLLASAFTGDLHKAAAFEDWVEATFIVCFLMSCFMGFVLMYSIVLCSYYNSALTTTVVGAVKNVAVAYIGIFVGGDYLFSWTNFLGLSICMSGGLAYSYLTFNTKSSTRISEAPELKIHITEDSTVTD
- the ccl27a gene encoding C-C motif chemokine 27a; the protein is MDLKVAFVIICLCALAITSTEGIPKCCITTKKFIPGRLLRKVQRYEMQKDSGACDITALILHIKGLSRPVCADPQVLERMISLSKKIKLHKYRTH
- the slc35d2 gene encoding UDP-N-acetylglucosamine/UDP-glucose/GDP-mannose transporter isoform X2; this encodes MSAKACPEPAEHSGHQRFLSAVFYAGSSFLITVVNKTVLTGFRFPSYMCLGIGQMITTLVVLYAAKLSKTVQFQDFDRSIFLKIFPLPLLYVGNHITGLASTKKLSLPMFTVLRKFTILMTMILEVYILRKTFPKRLVYSVVTIVLGAMVAASSDLAFDVEGYTFILLNDAFTAASNVYTKKNLGTDGLGKYGVLFYNALIIIVPTLLASAFTGDLHKNVAVAYIGIFVGGDYLFSWTNFLGLSICMSGGLAYSYLTFNTKSSTRISEAPELKIHITEDSTVTD